From Lasioglossum baleicum chromosome 16, iyLasBale1, whole genome shotgun sequence:
cgtacGGCGCAAGCGCGTTGCACCGGGATCGCCCGGAAACTCGAAATCTATGACACAGGAACGGGAAGACCGGAATTTCCCGGTGGCATATGCACGAGCGCGGAAAATCCTCCGCATTCCCACCTTCCCGATTCGCTGGAGAAGCGAAATGCTGTTCTCGTCTGTTCCGATGGCTAGGGGAAAAATGTTGCCCAATAACGAGGGACTAGTAACTCCTCCCTTTGACCCGGCTAACCTTGAATCTCGTCGTGCAGACATTAAATAGAATGTTGTACGATTCCCGGCGAGTGATTGTTAACGATGGAGTCGGACCGGTCGATCGATTATGTTCGATTATATTCGATTGCATTCTCTCGCTGTGCGTGTGCAAGAGGGGCGCACGGTAACCTAACTGCGAACGCGACTGTTTCGCCGAGGCTGCGAACAAGCGATCCTGCGACACGTCGCGACgagatgcaaaatgaaaattcgcgTTTTCGTTCCCAACCATCTTGGGAGAGACCCGTTCGCATCGATTGCACTcggctttctctctccctctctctctctctcttcctctcgttCTTCGAACGATAGGGCAACGCGAACAAAAATTCGGCGACGTGAGGTGACGCGAGTAATTCGTACGAGAGCAAGCTGGAATCCTGACTCGCGTCGTCCGGCTGTCAAAGATCGAGAACGGAACCATTCATGTCGGAATTCGAAACCCAAGCGGCGAAAACGACTGTGAGGATCCTGGGACGTTCGTCCTGGGACCTACGCTAGGATCCACGTGCTAGGAAATACGTTCTCGCCGCAGCCGGCGTCACCCGGCGATTCGCCGTTACGGAACTGTCGAATTAACGGTCGAAGTACAGCGACCCGACGATCGTAAAACCGCTCGACCGGCGAAGAACGAACGGCGGAAATGATGGCGTGGGTTTCACTTACCGTTAACGGCGATATATCCTCAGGAATTGCGTCGGAATACGGATCCCAAGCACTTGCAACAACACTTCACTCGAGTACGCCGGTCACTGCGCTTGTGCGTTCAAATTCGTCGTCCTACGGCGCAACGATGCCGCCATCTCGCGCGATTGCGCGGCAACCGACTCACGCCAACATGGCCGGTTCACAATGCCCGCGATGTAGCCTCAAGTCCTACGCACACGAAACGCCCgaccaattaaaaaaattcgacGGTCAAgcgactccggatgtttatgcgaaataaaaagtttctgcatcaattgcaagacgcaggagctaaatataagtTTACATTCTTATtaacaaataatatattaatactcttaaagtcttttaatattttcactgttttaaattgcacctgctcagttttttgttataaacgcataaaatccggagtcgaTGATTAATAATCGACACTAAAcccaccgagcactaaaagcgattaaaaatgtattGGCTTGGAAAAATGACAAAGCTCTATTTGTTTCTAtatgactgcggatgtttatgtatttatggctcccaaaaattttcgaaaaatgctagaaaataaaatgccacagaatttagtacgttttctatttattttagatCTACGAAGACTACCACCactaaaaataagattttacacGATTCCATGTTCTcttaacaaaaattataaattgcataaacatccgcaatctatttaTCACAATATCTGTAGCTGGAAGAAAAAACGTCGCGTGtcgcaatttcaaaaaatttgagtttatgcattaattcagGATTTATGTATTGTACCAGAAAAATagtaatgaaaacaaattcgaaaggttcgaaaaaataatgcaatccGATGTTTTATGTTCAATTTGGCAATCACGTTCTTACAACCACAAATATatatgcttggataaagaaatttatcgaatcaatttccatgtaaacaacttcataatttcaataattgtaagattaAAAATATACAACCGTTCATTCGACCGGCaatggtagatttagtgttaacctATCGACACGCTTCGTACGACTGACGTTGTTAGCCCTATGGAAATGACAAGGTCGAATTCGTTCGAACTCTGCGCGGTTCTTATTGCTAGACCGCGGGTTTTTATGCAACGTCGAAATTGCCCGCTTTTATTGCAGTACAAATTTCCTTGATCGTATGAACGAGTCGAAAATGAcctgaatattttcaaacattacCTGAACGTTTTCAGCTTTATCATTGATGCACAAAATatacgcagtctatttatttattacgataCGCAGTGGCGGATTTACAGGGGGCTATAGGGGCTATAGCCCAGTGCGGGAAAATCCAGGGGcggaaaatttttggaaaaataccGAAGGCACAATGTAAAAATGTTAACCaatttaaaaatcaaaataacttgTTTGCATGACGTTGTATGAAATGAAAGTAAGTGTAGTAAGAAATATAAGGATCCGTGTATATACACGAATCTGTGAATACTTTGTAAATTCAATGTTAACCTTAAAAACCTAACAATCGAGAAACGGCTGTGGAAAATAGGGGCGAAAATGAAGATTCTTATTGCAATACTCGATACGCTTATGTGATCGATTTAAAAATAGATGCATACCAGTCTAATGTATGCATGTAAATAGGATACTTTCTTCGTCACGGTCAACGCCGATACGGGGAATAAACAATAAACAGTCTGACGTCACGGTCGCTGCGACGCCACAGTCCTTTGACCTACAAAAAGAAAATGTACTTTCTAACACTCTCAAGTCATTTaatcgaagataataccgttgGAATCCTTGATCTTCCTCTCCTCTCATACTATGAACGCGACGTCTAAATTCTTCTTCGCGTGGCCGAAATAAAGGTACCCGTGATGCGGGCTGTTCATTTTATGATAGAAAGTCATGCCGGGCCAATACAAGCTGTGCAACAGTACCAAGTTCTTTTCATGTAATACTTGTAGGCTCCAGCATCCTACGAACAGCGATTGTTTATAAACTAATTAAATGatcttatatatatgtatatacgttgTGCAATACCTTGCGGGACGTCCATGTCGATCGTGTCCAGAAAATCGGTCGCGTAATTGTAGTCAGGCCTGGTCAACAAATTGGTGTTCCATTTTTGTTGCGGAGGACGAGCATGCAGAAAGGATTTGAAGTGGACGCAGTCTGCAGGACCGAGTCCTTCGAACCCGGGATTTTCAATTACGTCACCGCTCGGACATTTGAACCATGCACCACGCGGGATCACCGCGGCACCTTCTCGAATGAAATACACCGTAGCAGCGAGCCTGTCCTCTTCTTTTAATTCTCTCGGTATAGGGCCCTGGTACATGTGCATCAACCCCGACAATATACCGAAACCAGTCACAATGACTGGTCTTTAGAAAAAATgcttgaacattttcataaacgataaatgcataaagatcagcagtctctAGACATTATACGGTAACCGTACCCCTTTTTTTTCAAGTTTGAAAACACGTTTACGTACACGGTGGCGCCATCTTACCTCGTAATACTTCTTCGGATCCTCGTTTGGCGGGAACGGAGGATTGGTGTTGTAAACATTAGCAACTATCGACGGATCGCCCTCGAATTTGTTGATCGCGAGCGGCGTTAAAAATTGGGCGCATTTGTCCGCGTTCGGCAGGAGAAACCAGTCGAAACAATCGGTGCTGAATTAAAAAGCGTTCGTCGTAACGAGATGAAAGCAAATTGAGAACCACTGCGACATTTTCTTACCTATAATAATAAACTTGCCCGTCCATGCAATCTCTCTCGAACCCGTAAGCAATGTGATAATCGTTTCGTGTCCCGTAGATTTTGCCCCAGTAGTAACATCTTCGGAAATGATTCTCCTTCTGCAGTATCGTTAGAGAACTACGCAGTAACTGAGAATGCTCGGTTCCCACGCAAatgccagcgtcgcccaggagATCCAAACTCTCCAGCAATTTTGTGCATTCCATTTTCTAGCTTCCAGGCTAGTCGTATATTGACAGTTGATCTTGTAACCTAACATGTATAAAACAATCGAGAATATCTCTCGGGTTTTGTCCGAAACTACTAATTTTACAATGTGTCTAGCAATAAGCAGGCGTAATAATTTTTCCGGCGTAATAGGGTTGTCGAATCAACGTGTACATTTAAAGTCTTTTTATTTATgatcataagtagactgcggatctttatgcaaaataaaaattttctgcattgattgtcagggatagaaaccaaattgcatgttacaatatttttaatgattctaatagaggagaaatcatatattgacgtcttcaatttgaaaaatttttcaacaattttcaattccatctactcaatttttctataaatgcataaaatccgcagtctactgatcacaaaTCATTTTGGCGGGCGCTGACACAAATCGTTAGAACGAATCGGGGGAAACAATACTAAAGCAAATGGCAACAATTCTAGGCAGAAAAAACCGTGATATCGCGACGTTCCTAGTTCCTGGAACGGTCGTTTGTTGTCGTTTATGTCGAGCTCGACCACTgtgaaagagaggaggaaaaaggaaggaagtAGAATTAGATCTAACCACTACAATTTAGCAGCATCACTTTatagaaaaaattatatcaatTACACACAATGCGAATGCGGTCACGAAATGGAGGATATAGATCACATCATTTGGAATTGTCCAATTTACGAAAGGAAAAGAGGAAAACTATTAAGACTTTTCGCTAGAAAAGATATATAGATCTAGAAGAGGAAGTATCCAAAATATTGGGTAAAAAAAGATGTTACCATCCTGAGGTCAATAGCGGCCTTCTTGTTACAAATTGATCACAACCAAATAAAAGGTGCAATGAGAAGGTGCTCTTCGAAATACAAAGTACAAATTAAATTTAAGACGaaaggattaaatattaagtaccaaGTTTTAGATTCTAAGTCTATTTATACATAAGACTGATCTACCCCAATATCACTTAACCtatggaaaaaaaaagaaaaaaaaaatatatacgataagGTTGATACTCTGTTTCTGATAAGTGCAATAacaatatgcaaaatagaaatagtCACTGACTGACTAGTGGATAAGAGAAATAGAGAGCAAGAGACATTTTGTTGAAAAGTACAAAACCATACAAAACAGAAAATAGAATAGTAATACAAAAGACGGGTTTGCTTTGGGCAAATAGAACTCCGGTTCTCCAACGCCATCTCTGCGCAATGTGGGGTAAAGAATgaactaaactaaactaaaaaaggagcgtttcgtcctaggcccgccagaggactcatcagtaagatTGCCTTAGACGGTGGGATCAGGTGGGATGTcagaaggcggttgaggacggtATATATACTAATTGCTGTGGaacgagtacttgcgggaaaggccTATTCGAGtgcctgtccctcttgtggcgcaaTGTATGAAGTTCGGCCTCCACGTCGTGTAGTAAAATCCTAGGCAGAAAAAACCATGATATTGCGAGTATTGCGACGTTCCTAGTTCCTGGAACGGTCGTTTATTGTCGTTTATGTCGCACAAGTCAAAATGTCATCTTCCGATGAAGAGTTTGACAAGCTGATGAATCTGGAAAAGATTCGCGATAAAATTCTAAGCGAGCCTCGGGGCGAGCGTATGCAAGTTAGCGGttgggaggatgacgatgatggGGTGGACGCTGAGCGGAATGCGAGAGGTTAGGAACGAGAATTGTTTACATAGGTTAAAAGAGTTCAAGAACGTTGACGTACTACTTCCAATTTATCAAAATTGTTAATGAAAAAATAGAAtacgtttctctctctcctgttTCTCACAGATTAATGCAGGTATATTTCATTTCTCATTAAAAATTTTGCCCCTTACTTCCAGAGCCCGAAGAGAACGAAATTCTCGACGCAGCTGAGAAAGGCAACCTCGAGAAGACGCGaatgttaataacaaaaaatccgGAATTATTAGAAAGCACGGATAACGACGGTTACACTCCGCTCCATAGAGCTTGCTATGGCAATCACGTGGAAGTTGTGGAGGTAAATAGGGGTCCCTGTGCTTCTTTGACACTTGTGAACATTGATATTAATCTTTTAATGTTTTCTTTGCAGTACCTATTACAGGCTGGTGcaaaaataaattctaaaaCTATGGACGACTGGCAACCTCTGCATTCGGCTTGTTGTTGGAACAACGTCGAATCCGCTGCAGTTTTAATTGCAAACGGAGCAGACATAAATGCCAAAAGCAAGGGGGATCAGACTCCCTTGCATTTGGTCTCGGCAAGCTCTCACAATTCTCGTTCCCTGCAGCTTCTCCTTCTACATCCAGATACCAATCCCCTGGTGGTCAATTCCAGTGGAGACACGCCTGAACAAATTGCTAGGAGGACGGGAAAGTACTATCCCATGTTCGAGATCGTGGAGGACTGCTTAAACGTAATCTAAAGTAAGTTGGCCCAACTCTAACTTCATGTTTTACAAATTTACTTGGTATCCTTATATACAAACGTCACGATGTTATGAACATAAAAAAATGTGTGAATGTATAACAATTCGATGGAACGATATATGTTCAGTGTAGTATTGTtccatttataaatatattaataactcaACATGTAAATACCTATCGCCTAAGTAAAAGTGCATTGTATGTATGTTCGCCGATACAACAAAATATAAAAACGTCTATGCGATCCGCGTTCCTAGAAAcataacgaaaaataaaatttcaatgaacATTTCGATAAAATAATACTTTAACGTGGCATTCGTTTGTCCTACAGGTGGAAACGCGATGGAAAATCGATTGGAAAAATGCTTATTGATAAAAACGATTGTTCGAGCTGctacatatataaaataaaagttcgtACGTTACGTCGACGGACTCGAAAGGCATTTTGGTTTTCTTTTATTTACAAATCAGAGGGACGTCAAGTTGACGAACTTCGGGGTGCCGTTGCTCAGACGTTTCGAACCCTCCCATATCAGAACGGTAGAGTCCTCGGTGACCGCGTACAAATGATGCTGATCTAATGCCCACGCGATCGCGATCACCGCTCCACAGCCTTTGATACCGTTCAGAATTTCCCGAACTAATCTCAAGTCCCAACTGCTCCACAATCTTATCACACCATTGTCTAATCCTGTCGCTATTACGTTCACGGACACTCCCTCGGGCGCATTGCTGTAGCAAAGGGACGTGATCTTCCTCCTGGACAAAACGGAACCGACAGGTCTCGCGTTTATCGTGAATACTTTCAGTTCCGACTGGCTGGAAGACGAGTTCTCCGCTGTCCTGCTGGTCTCGTAAGTGACCGCAATATCACCGAGAGTCTCGCTGATCGCCAGCAGACTAATAGGATAATTCTCCTCGCAGGATATCGACCTTACGTACGTTAAACTGGAAAAGAAACTAGCTTCAGTATAACTCCCGACAGAATTTCTTATCGGGAGCACCGACTAGCTATAAGGATAGACCGATCATCCAATGTATTTTTGCGGCCTCATCCTTATACCTCGTTGGTGTCACCCATTCATATTTTGTACCTGTTCAAATCCCAAATAACGATCAGCCCGCTCGCGTCACCGGTCACCGAAATGCTGAATGCCCGCGAGAGCGACACCGTCGTGATTCTACTCCTGTGAGCCAACAGTACGCACGGCGGAGCTGAACTGAAGTCAATTTTGCCTGGCACAACTGTGTACGTGTGGACCGTCACTCTTCCAGACAGGTGTCCAGCCCACAGTTGCCTGCCACAATCTGGCGCTGATGCCAATATAGTGATCTAAAATAGAAGAGAGAACGTTTTAATGTTACCAGATCTGGCACGACTTCGAATTGATCAtgtttagacagcggattttatgcatttatgacgaaaatgagtaggtgtaatatgaaacagtggaaacattagaagaatttcaaaatgctATCATGTTATTCTCAAcctattaaagaaagaaaataaatttctatttcgctcgtgtctgttgtaattcaggtagaaaattttcattttgcataaagctccgctgtctaatcatgttCAACTGTAAATTGCTCACCGGGTCGAGACCCGAAGATTTGATCAACGGTCTTGGCGGTTGTTCCTTCTTGCATTTGAGTCTTGCGATCCCATCTGTGCCGCTCCAGGATACCAGAGCAGCTCCCAATACGGAAGTACCGCTCAACATGCTTGCGCCTGGAACGAAATTGGAAATTACTAATCGTTGCTGACGCCTTGTATCGAGTAAAGTCTCGGTTGAACAAGGTATACTTTTCTCTTTCGTGTAACCGAGCAGAAGGGTGGTGTAGCTGGGCAGTCCGAAGACGTCTCCCGTCATTAGAGGAACCAAACTCGCTAACGGCGCTCTGTGCTTATGCTTCCAGCAAAGGACTGGTTCGTTTCCGGGCGCGCCCACATAGTTTCCCCATTTGATGCCTGCGAGAATTTTATAAGAACAATTTCATTAACTCGCGAATATTTTTGCTCCGTTCTATATATCTGTATTTATATGTACTTCCAATTACTATTAGATGGAGTAATCATGAGAATTTGAGGAGAAAAGAGCTCACCGTCGACACCCTCGATCACTTGGGGCAACGAGGTGTGTAGAATGGTGGAGCTGATGTTCTGGAGCGGCAGCAGGTGAGCGGTCGTGAACAATTGCGCCGGTGTTTGACCATAAGTTCGCACCATGGTCTCCCACGCTTGACGCACCAAGGGGTCCGCTATTTGCTCGACGTTGAATCCGTAGTAGGTCTGAAAGAAAGTTCGTGAATCTTGGTGCCTCTAATTCGACTTGGTCAAGCAAGACTTACCGCTGGATGGAAGACGTTGATCGCCTCGACGGCTGGTTTCCCGGTTTGCCTGAACCCGAACACCAGGTCGATCCAATACGGCAACACCTCTCTGACGAGGTCCGTCTCCAAGGCTGCCCTGTGAGCAAGAACGAAGAGCCTCGCGTCATCGCCGCACCATTTCGGCAACTCAACGTCGCCCACTCTGTTGCCGTTCTGTCGGACACCGAAGTTGAATCCCTCGTAGTTCAAAAGGAACTCCGGAAGATAGAAAAACTCTGGTATCAATTCCTTGACGTCGGTGTTGGAGTCGCAGCTAGTCAGTCTCCAAGTGGTAGCCAGCGCGTGGAACGTCCGATCGGGCATGTCGAAGTTGTTGTCTTGATAGCAGAGGAACATGCTGGTGAAAGGTGGTAGTCTCACCAGGAAATGCAGCACCGTTCCGGAGTTGCTGTAATGCGACCCGTAGTGGAACGGTTCTTGGTTCAACGCGATCAGATTCAGCCCCTCGGACAACGCCTGCTTCATGTAGTTGTAGTTGTTGATGTAATGCTGCTCGTTCTTCTTATCCTGCACAGCCATCGGCCGGCTGAAGTTCCGGTAGATCTTCGGGCTGTTCAAGTCGATCTTCTCGCTGGTGTAATCAGCCAGCACGAACGGGAACACCGGGTACTGCATCAGGTCGTTGTACGATCTTCCGGCGAGCTTGTTCAGGCATGTGATGTATTCCCAATTAGTCAACGCTCCGCTTCGCCAGAGCGTGATCGCTTCGCTGAGGTCATCGCCGGGTACACGCCTCGGTAGATTACAATTGTCCAACTCGGTCGCGAACTGGTCCCGCTGCTTCGATGAGTTAAACGCTAGCAGATACGTTCTACCAGTGATAAGGAATATCTCGATCGCCCTCTCCTGCAGTTGGTACCGTCTCCGGTGCAGCTCCCGGATGTCCTCGAGACGCCAGGCTGTTCCACCAACCATAGCCAGGTCGAGACCACCCAGAGCTATGTCGGTGGTTAAAGGAACGTCAGGGTTGTCAGGTACGAAGTAGAGGCAAGTCTCGCCGATCAGGACTTCGCCGGCAAGCTCGGCACTGGGCGTGACCACCTTCGCCTGGGACATCTTCCGTATCCTCTCGCTGGTGTGCAACCGCTCGATCAGCGCCGAGGCTTTCGCGTCTTGGCGGTCGGACATGAACAGATAGGACAACGGCGCTTCGATCTTCGCTGCTTCCAGTTTCTCCTGGTGATCGGCCATGAAGAACTTCTTGTCGATGTTCAGATGACACCGTTGCAACCGTATCCGGACTCTGGCCGGTCCTTCGGTGGGGTCTAGCTCCCAGCTTCTCGGGTAACTCTTCTCGAAGTGCCAGGCGGCTCTCTCGTGCGTCAAACGTCTGGCCAGGTCTCGCCACTTGGCCACCGCCTGCGCCTCCATCGCCCTCGAGTGCTTCAGTCTTTCCATTAATACTTTCCGTTCGAGGTTCTGCTCCTCTACGACCGTCCGCGTGATGGTCATCGCGCTCTCCGTCAGCTGTTTCGCGATCGCGTCGAACCTGTTCCCGATCCTCTGTATCGCCGGCAGATTGTTGTCGATCCAAATATCCCGGTCTCTCATCAGCTCGCGTCTCAGCAACGCCAGCTCCTCGTTCCATACCCCAGGGCTGGCCTCTTCCATGCCTTTCGCCAGGTCCCACAGATACAACACCTCCCAGAACTCGGTGCAGATCGTCGCGTCCGCGCTGGGCATCTCGTTCCGCCTTTGCAACAGGTCCCAGAAGAACACAGTGAACTTCTGCTCCACCTGCGGATGCACCAACAGCAGAGAGGTCAGGATATCCTGAGCCATCGCCTCGTCCAATATCGACCTCACTACGAATATCCTCGTGTTGTTGCTTTGATGAGGCGCTAACAGCCACACCATTATCTTCGCCGTGTACTTCCTGAGCGTCGACCAGCCATTGCTCCAATGGTTCCTCTTCTCGAGCGGGTTACAGAGGCCGTGCAGTAAAATCGAGAACAGCCTCTTGGTCAACTGCAGCTCGTTCGCGGACGGCGACTCGTCCGCCACCGTCACAAACTCGACCGCTCGCGTCAAAACCACCCGAAACCTATCCAAAAGCTCCCCCTGGCCCGGCTCGCGCAACGTACCCATCGACGATTGACCGTGCAAGCTCGTGAAGCTCGACGATCTGGAACCGTGGTCGCTTTGGTCGCTCGACGTCGTGAACACCAAAGCGATGTGCGACGCAGAGGCCAGGTACGACGCGGTACTTCGCAGCCGGAAGCCCGACTGGTTCGAGACTTTCGCCAACAAGATGTCCAACTCGCCATCGAACAGGGCGACTTGCGCGTCCCTTACCACCGAACTCTTGTTCTTCGCGCAATGCTTCTCCTTCAACTCCACGTGATTTAGGATCAAATGGAGATCCAGTACCGCCTGCATTTGATGGCTACCCGGAGACTTCAACAGCTTCGACGCGATAGCAACCAGCAGCACGTGGATATCACGGTAAAGGGCCGCCGACCCGCTTTTGTGTGCACCGGCGACCAACGCCTGCACCAGCGACTCGATCAGCCCCTGCTCCAGCAGCTTTCTTAGAACGTTCATCTAAAACATTGACAGTTGAATCAGTTTATTTTATCGTTAGCGTCGAACATAGACGGAGACTTTCTATTGGCTCACCCTCGCGATCAAGTCGGTGATGAACGACACCACTGGTCTGGCCATGTTCGGCTCGCCGACGGCCGCTTTCGCGACGATCGCCATCAACGATGGCAACGCCACTTCCGTCGGCCCTCTCAACGCTAGATTCTTCAGAGCCACGAACAACGGCTCGCTGCTAGGGTATAATGATATCTGATTAGCCAGGTGAATGGCATACTTCTGCTTGAAGAATTTGTTGTTCTCTTCGTCGCCACCGCGTTGGAAGTAGGCTCGTATCACCTGCAGAAAGATCGTTGTCAGACTTCGAATA
This genomic window contains:
- the Rsph9 gene encoding radial spoke head protein 9 — its product is MECTKLLESLDLLGDAGICVGTEHSQLLRSSLTILQKENHFRRCYYWGKIYGTRNDYHIAYGFERDCMDGQVYYYSTDCFDWFLLPNADKCAQFLTPLAINKFEGDPSIVANVYNTNPPFPPNEDPKKYYEGPIPRELKEEDRLAATVYFIREGAAVIPRGAWFKCPSGDVIENPGFEGLGPADCVHFKSFLHARPPQQKWNTNLLTRPDYNYATDFLDTIDMDVPQGCWSLQVLHEKNLVLLHSLYWPGMTFYHKMNSPHHGYLYFGHAKKNLDVAFIV
- the LOC143217356 gene encoding ankyrin repeat domain-containing protein 49: MSSSDEEFDKLMNLEKIRDKILSEPRGERMQVSGWEDDDDGVDAERNAREPEENEILDAAEKGNLEKTRMLITKNPELLESTDNDGYTPLHRACYGNHVEVVEYLLQAGAKINSKTMDDWQPLHSACCWNNVESAAVLIANGADINAKSKGDQTPLHLVSASSHNSRSLQLLLLHPDTNPLVVNSSGDTPEQIARRTGKYYPMFEIVEDCLNVI